The Cinclus cinclus chromosome 3, bCinCin1.1, whole genome shotgun sequence genome has a window encoding:
- the BMP2 gene encoding bone morphogenetic protein 2, with protein MVAVTRSLLALLLCQALLGGAAGLMPEVGRRRFSEPGRAASAAQRPEDLLSEFELRLLHMFGLKRRPSPGKDVVIPPYMLDLYRLHAGQQLGQPAALGFPLERAASRANTVRSFHHEEVLEELPEMSGKTARRFFFNLTSIPNEESITSAELQIFRKQVHGAFENNSSYHHRINIYEIIKPATATSKDPVTRLLDTRLVHHNASKWESFDVTPAVLRWIAHGQPNHGFVVEVVHLDKENSASKRHVRISRSLHQDEDSWSQLRPLLVTFGHDGKGHPLHKREKRQAKHKQRKRHKYSCKRHPLYVDFNDVGWNDWIVAPPGYSAFYCHGECPFPLADHLNSTNHAIVQTLVNSVNSKIPKACCVPTELSAISMLYLDENEKVVLKNYQDMVVEGCGCR; from the exons ATGGTTGCCGTGACGCGCTCGCTCCTGGCGCTACTGCTCTGCCAGGCGCTGCTGGGCGGCGCGGCCGGGCTCATGCCGGAGGTGGGTCGGCGGCGCTTCAGCGAGCCGGGCCGCGCCGCCTCGGCCGCGCAGCGCCCCGAGGACCTGCTCAGCGAGTTCGAGCTGCGCCTGCTCCACATGTTCGGGCTGAAGCGGCGACCCAGCCCTGGCAAGGACGTCGTCATCCCGCCCTACATGCTGGACCTCTACCGCCTGCACGCggggcagcagctggggcagccgGCGGCGCTGGGCTTCCCGCTGGAGCGGGCGGCCAGCCGCGCCAACACCGTCCGCAGCTTCCACCACGAAG AAGTTTTGGAAGAACTGCCAGAAATGAGTGGGAAAACAGCACGGCGCTTCTTCTTTAATTTAACTTCCATCCCTAATGAGGAGTCTATCACCTCAGCTGAACTCCAGATTTTTCGGAAACAGGTGCACGGAGCCTTtgagaacaacagcagctaccATCACCGcattaatatttatgaaattataAAGCCAGCCACAGCCACCTCTAAGGACCCTGTCACAAGACTTTTGGACACCAGGTTGGTGCATCATAATGCAAGTAAATGGGAAAGTTTTGATGTAACGCCAGCTGTTTTGAGGTGGATTGCACATGGACAACCTAATCATGGGTTTGTGGTAGAGGTGGTTCACTTGGACAAAGAGAATAGTGCCTCCAAGAGGCACGTTAGGATTAGCAGGTCTTTACATCAGGATGAAGATAGCTGGTCTCAGCTCAGGCCATTGTTAGTGACGTTTGGGCATGATGGCAAGGGACACCCGCTCCATAAAAGAGAAAAGCGTcaagcaaaacacaaacagcGTAAACGCCACAAATACAGTTGCAAAAGGCATCCGTTATATGTGGACTTCAATGATGTAGGGTGGAATGACTGGATTGTTGCCCCGCCGGGGTATAGTGCCTTTTACTGCCATGGGGAATGCCCTTTTCCTCTGGCAGATCATCTAAACTCAACAAACCATGCCATTGTTCAGACTTTGGTTAATTCAGTGAATTCCAAAATCCCCAAGGCTTGCTGTGTGCCGACAGAACTGAGTGCTATTTCCATGCTCTACcttgatgaaaatgaaaaagttgTATTAAAGAACTATCAAGATATGGTTGTGGAGGGTTGTGGGTGCCGCTAA